Genomic DNA from Paenibacillus sp. KS-LC4:
TTTGAAATGGGCTATGCGTCTGCGATCGCGACTGTATTATTTATGCTGATGCTGGGCACCAATCTGGCCGTTCAAAAGTTGCTGAAGAGGGTGGGGGAATAGGCGAGATGAAGCTGGCCATGCGTCTGAGAAGAAGAGTGAACCGGTCCTGGCAGGTGGATATAGTGCTGCTCCTTGTACTTGGCCTGTTTGGCTCCTTTATGGCAGTTCCGTTGATCTATGTCATTAATAATGCATTTAAGCCGCTTGATGAGTTGTTTATATTCCCGCCTACGCTGTTTGTCAGAAATGCAACGCTTGAAAATTTCGCGGATTTGTTTCAAGTTATGAAAAATTCGTGGGTTCCATTTTCCAGATACATCTTCAACACCTTTTTTATTACAGCAGCAGGAACGGTAGGACATATTTTACTGGCATCGGCGGCGGCTTACCCGCTGGCCAAGCATAAGTTTCGCGGACACAAAATGCTGTTCACGGTTATTGTGCTTTCGCTGATGTTTTCCCCGCATGTGACGGCAATTCCCAATTATATGATCATGTCCGTGCTGGGGTGGATGGATTCGTACCAAGCTGTAATCGTTCCGGCTTTTGCCTATCCGCTTGGCCTATATTTAATGAAACAATTTATGGAGCAAATACCGGATGCTTTGCTGGAAGCCGCCAAGATCGACGGCGCCAGCGAATACCGAATATTTTGGCAGGTCGTTATGCCGCTCGTCAAGCCTGCCTGGCTGACATTGTTAATCCTGATGCTGCAAATGCTTTGGGGAACCGATGGCGGCAGCTTCATTTACAGCGAACAGCTCAAGACGATGCATTATGCGATGGGACAAATTATTCAAGGCGGTATTGCCCGCGCAGGGGTTGGCGCCGCAGTTGCCGTAATTATGATGGTTGTGCCAATCGTGACGTTTATTTTTTCACAGAGCAATGTCATTCAGACGATGGCTTCGTCTGGGATGAAGGACTAAAGCGATGGGGGCGTATGGATTGATAATAAAGCGAGCGATTTTGTTATTGGCTGCTGTGCTGCTCTTCGCCTGCTTAAGTCCGAAGCTGGCTTACGCGTCGCCGTATGAGGGATATACCTATTCCTATTGGGGGGAAGCCGTTCATTCGCCAATCGCGTATCTTCCTTCCAAGTCGATAACGGGTCAGCAATTAGGGATAGGGCCATGGCGTTCTCCAGCTGATCTGTTTGCTGGTCTTGACGGTCATTTGTACGTTCTGGATTCAGGAAACGGGCGAATTGTTGTGCTTGACAGCAACTGGGAGGTTGTCCGTCAAATAAAGGGGTTTCAGAATAATGGAAAGCAGGATGGCTTTAATAATCCAGAAGGCCTCTTCGTGACGGAGAGCGGTCATATTTTTGTGGCGGATACCGAAAATAGGCGCGTGATTGAGCTCGACAGCAGCGGAGCGTTCGTTAGAGAAATTTTTGCGCCAAAGTCGGAGGTCATCAGCAGCAATTTCGAATATTTCCCCCGAAAGGTCATCGTGGATAAAGCCGGCCGCATTTACGTTGTCGCCAGAGGTGTCTTCGAGGGTATTATAGAGTTCGACAGCGAGGGCGGCTTTACCGGATATATGGGGACGAACCGGGTGCGGTTTGATCCTGTGGATTTGTTCTGGAAGACGGTATCGACAAAAGAACAACGGGAAAAGCTGATCCGCTTTGTCCCTATTGAATTTAACAATGTAGATGTGGATCGGGATGGGTTCATCTTCACGACGACAGCCGACAAGCAGACGCTTGCCCCTGTCAAAAAACTGAACCCAGCTGGCATTGACGTCATTCGCTTAAACGGGAATATCGGTCCAGTAGGCGATTTAAGCAGTAATCGCTCCGCCTTCATTGACATTGATGTTAGCGGCAATGGCGTTTACCGAACGCTGGATTCGACTCGGGGCCGGATTTTTACTTATAACGAAGACGGCAGTTTATTATACGTATTTGGCAAGCTGGGCAATCAGCAGGGCACGTTCAAAAATCCGGTTGCGGTTGAAAGCTACGGCAATCGGGTGTTTGTTCTGGATCGTGATCAGGGGAAAATTACCGAGTTTACAGCGACCAAATTCGGAAGTCTCGTGAATGAGGCAAACGGATTATACAGCATAGGCAAGCACGATGATGCAGCAAAGCTGTGGAAGGAAGTGCTCCGGCTCGATGCGAATTATGAAATGGCCTATATTGGCATGGGCAAGTCGATGCTGCGCCAAGGCGAATACAGGCAAGCGATGACTTTTCTGAAGCTGGGCAATGACAGAGTATATTATTCCAAAGCCTTAACGAAATATCGCAGGGAGTTTATGCGCGAGCACTTTGGGATTTATATGACGGTACTGATCCCGCTGATCTTGATCGTTATCGTCGTTCGTCGAAGCATGAGGCACAGAAAGGGGGAGCTGAAACAGGATGCGGTTTCTCAAGGAGGCTAGGTACTCGCTGCACGTTGCATTCCATCCCTTTGACGGGTTTTGGGACCTGAAATACGAGAACAAAGGAAAGCTCCGGATCGCGCTTGTCATTTTGCTCGCCGTCACGGTTACGATGATTCTGAAACGCCAGTATGCTGGCTATGTCGTCAACTTTAATCACCCGCTGGAACTAAACAGCTTTGATGAATTAAAGTACATTGTGCTTCCATTCCTCCTATGGTGCGTCGCGAATTGGTCGCTCACTACGCTGATGGATGGAGAGGGGAAATTTCAAGAGATTGTCATCGCTACGGGGTATGCGATGCTTCCTTTGATCTTGATCTATTTGCCCAATATGCTGCTCAGCAATGTAATTACGCTGCGGGAGGCCTCCTTCTATTATTTGCTGGAATTTGCGGCGACGTTATGGTTTGTTTGGCTGCTGTTTATTGGAACGATGACGGTTCATCAATATACGGTTACGAAGACGATTATGACGATGCTGTTAACGGTTGTAGTGATGGGCGTCATTATTTTTCTAGGGCTGCTATTTTTCAGCCTGATCCAGCAAATCGTCAGTTTTGTGTACACGATTTACCAGGAACTTTCATTGCGAGCATAAGAAAGGAGGGCAAGCGGTGAAGCGGAAGCTTGTGATCGTCATGACGGCAGCCATTACCGGCTGCTTGCTTATAGCTCAAGGCAGCAATTTCGCAAAATATGCGTCAGAGGTTGTAGCTGCTCCTGCACCTTCGCCGACTAGCGGACCAATTAGCGGGCCGGCAGCCTCAAGCAGCCCTTTTGGCGAAATCTCTTCGTTGCCTGAAGGGATGGAAACGGCGGCTGAAAATGAATTTTTAGCCTTGTATGTCAACGCTGAAACGACGGAAATTGCGGTTAGGGACAAGCGAAGCCAAGCGATTTGGTATTCCAATCCGCAAAATCGCGAAGCTGATCCGGTTGCAACTGGCTACAACAAGACGAAGCTGAATGTGCAGGTCGAAATCAGTTATTTTGACGGCGCAGGAAATGCATTGAAATATGATAATTACACCCATAGCGTTCAGAACGGCCAGTATGCCATAGAGAAGGCAAAGGACGGACTGGACATCGTCTATACGCTAGGTGAGGTTAAAAGCGGCATAGAGGCCATTCCTAAATATATTAGCGCGGACCGATTCCAAGCCGTCATTTTGGATAAAATCGAACGGTCGGCGGACAAAAGAGAAGTGGAGAAACGCTTTAAATATGATGAGGAAAACCTGCGTTATGAAAGAAGGGACTCCTCCTTTAAAGGAATCGGATTATCCAAGGTTACCGCAATTTTCAATCAGATCGGCTATGACGAGGAGCAGAGGGCAGTGGATAAGGCGGCGTATGGCGAAGCGTCCTCTGGCAGCGCCAGCGTTCGGATTCCGTTGCATTATCGGCTGGATGGGGAGCATCTGCTCGTGAGCGTTGCGGCGGGCGAGATCGAATATCCGGCTAATATAAAAATTCAGACGCTGTCCCTGCTTCCGTTTTTTGGCGCAAGCGGGCGCGAGGATGAGGGCTATACATTCGTTCCAGATGGGTCGGGTTCGCTAATCCATTTCAACAATGGCAAAACCTACGATGCGCCTTTTCGGACGGCCCTTTACGGCTCCGATGCGTCTATTAGCCGGCTCATCAAAATTCAGAAAGAAGAGGCTGCGCGCTTGCCTGTATTTGGCATGAAATATGAGGATCGGGCATTTGTTGCGATTATTGAGAAGGGTGATGCAGCCGCCGCGGTCGAAGCGGACGTTAGCGGCAGGCTGAACGATTACAACACCGTGCTCCCCAGCTTTACGCTGACTAATTTGGAGGAGGTTACCTTAACGAACGGGTGGCGCTCCAGTACGGTCAAAAAATTTCAAGCGGAGCCCTTTGATGGGGAAATGACCGTTCGTTATGGCTTTCTCGGCACGGGGGAGGCCAGCTATTCGGGCATGGCGGCGCATTACCGTCATTATTTGATCGAGCAAATGGGTCTAGCAAGGCTGCCCGATGATGGGAAGGTTCCGTTCTATGTTGAGCTGATTGGCGGCATACCGAAGAGGAAATTTTTCTTGGGCATTCCTTATAACGCCTATGAGCCGCTTACGACGTTCAATCAGGCGGAGTCTATTTTGAGCCAAATGCTGGATAGGGGAATCGGCGGCATTAAGCTGCGTTATACGGGTTGGTTTAACGGGGGGCTAAGCCATAATCTTCCCAATTCGATTGCTGTTGACAAAAAGCTTGGCGGAAGCAAGGGCTTAAACGAGCTAAAGGCATATGCCGATGCGAACGGTATAGGATTGTTTCCTGATGCGGCCTTTCTTGAGACAGCACCGCAAGCGGATGGATTCAATAAGTCGAGCGAAGCCTCCCGATTTATTACGGGCCGACTGGCGGAAATTTATTCTTATAGAGCGTCCACCTTCAGTCAAGAGGATGAACGCGAGCCTGGTTATGTAGTGAGCCCGAAATCGCTGCCGCGCATAACAGCTGGATTTATGGACGATTATGGGAAGCTCCAGCTCTCGGGACTGTCTCTGCGCGATCTTGGCAGCGAGCTGAATTCCGATTTCAATCGTTCCGAGGTCATTAATCGCGAGGAAGCGAAAGAGATCGTCAAGCAGCAGCTGAAGCAAATGAGCGGCTCTGTCAAGGAGCTGCTGGTGGAGGGCGGAAATGCCTATTCTGTGCCCTATGCGCGGCATATTGTTAATGCGCCGATATCGAGCAGCAGCTTTAATCTGACGGATGAAAGCGTTCCGTTTTTTCAAATGGTTTATCACGGCTACGTTTATACCGCTGGTAGCGCTTGGAATATGGCCGATGATCAGGACTCCTCCTACAACTTTCTGAAGGCGCTGGAAACGGGCTCTTCTTTGCATTACACATGGTTTTTTGCTGATTCCTCCGCGATCAAAATGACGGAATTCGACCATTTGTATTCCGCCGATTATCGGGGCTGGATTGACGAAGCGGCGCAGAGGTATGGCGAGCTGAATAACGTTCTCCGCGATGTGCAGTCTCAAGCAATTATTGATCATCGGGCACTGGCAGATGGAGTGTACCAGACTACTTTTGAAAATGGGAAAGTCATTATCGTCAATTATAACGATGCTGTGGCTGAAGTGGGCGGAATTACAGTTAAGGCAAAGGACTATTGGGTGGGAGGTGAATCTCAGCGATGAGGTTCAGGAAGCTTTCGCTTGAGCAAAAAAACAGATATTACGGGCTGTATTTCATTCTTCCCTGGTTTGCAGGCTTTTTGTTCCTGTTTATCGTGCCGCTGCTGTCATCGCTTCGCTACAGCTTTAGCAATCTGCAAGTCACGAATGACGGCTTTAGCTTGGATTTTATCGGGCTGTCCAATTATCGGGAAGCCTTGTTGTCACATGAATCGTACGTCAGAATATTGACGGAATCGGTTGTGGATATTGCAGTCAACACACCGCTTATTATTATATTCAGCTTGTTTTTTGCGGTGCTGCTTAATCAGAGATTTAGAGGACGGGTGCTGGCCCGGGCCATTTTCTTCCTGCCCGTTATTTTGGCATCGGGCATTATTGCCAGCATTGAGAACGGGGATTTGATGCAATCCGTCGTGCGAAGCGCAAACGATACAGCAGGCGGAGGCCTGTCCATCATGAAAAATTTAGAGCTCGCCGTCCTGCTCATCGAATCAGGTGTAAGTATGACCTTTGTACAGTATTTGACAGGTGCCGTCAGTCGAATTTATGAGATTATCAGCCAATCGGGTGTCCAAATTGTTATTTTCCTGGCCGGTTTGCAGTCGATTTCTCCTTCATTGTATGAGGCGGCCAAGATCGAGGGCTCCACTGGCTACGAAGCGTTCTGGAAAATTACGTTTCCGATGATCAGCCCGTTAATATTGACGAATCTCGTTTATACGATAATCGACAGCTTTATCAGTGATGAAACAAGCCGACTTGTCGTGGATACAGCGTTCAAAAGCTATAATTTTGGCCTTAGCGCAGCTATGGCATGGCTGTATTTTGTTATCATTGCGCTTGTGCTGTGGATTACGACGTCCATTGTTTCACGAAAGGTTTTTTATCAAGATTAGCGGCCTGAAGGAGGAAGGACATGAAGAAGGAAATCGCTGAGGTGGGGCAGCCAATGAAAGATGAATTATTGCACCGCATGGCGTCGGCTGCCTATTGGCTGGAATTTGCGAAAAAATGGCTGTGGATAACCGTCCGATTCGTGCTCATATTCGGCATAGCGTTTGTCATCATCTATCCGATTTTATTGAAGCTGTCGATTGCCTTCAAAAGCATGGATGATTTATATGACTCCACGGTCATTTGGGTGCCGCATACGCTGACGCTCGACAATTTTAAGCTCGTATTCCAAGCGATGAACTATCCGCAAGTGCTGCTCAATACGCTGCTGCTGTCTTCTGCGGTCATGCTGCTGCAGACGGCGACCTGCGTGCTTGCCGGCTATGGCTTTGCGAGAGTGAAGTTCAGGGGAAGCGGCCTTTTGTTCGCAGGCGTTATTTTTACGATTTTGGTGCCTGCCCAAACGATGATGGTTCCGCTTTATTTACAGTTTAAAAATTTCGATCTATTCGGGCTGATTAAGCTGATTCAGGGCGAGCCCGCCAATCTGATAAACACCTACTGGCCATTTATAATTTCGGCAGCGCTGGGCATGGGGGTAAAGACGGGTTTATATGTGTATATTTTTCGCCAGTTTTTCAAAGGAATCCCGCGAGAGATTGAAGAAGCCGCCTATGTGGATGGAGCCGGGTACTTTACAACGTTTAGAAGAGTCATCCTGCCTAATGCGGTGCCGTCCATGGTGGCCGTCATGCTGTTCTCCTTCGTCTGGCAATGGAATGATTCTTTCTTTACGAACATGTATTTGAATGAGCCAAAGGTTATGTCGTCGATGATGGCATCTTCCGGCTATGCCATTGCTACATTCCTTAGCGGAGGCGGGCAGGCGGAAACCGCTTCCTACGTTCAAGATCCATTTTTTATGTCTATGATGATGAATACGAGCGTCCTGATGGCTATACTGCCGTTGATTATTTTATATTTGTTTGTGCAAAGGCATTTTGTAGAGAGTGTCGAACGATCAGGCTTGGTCGGATAGGAGAGGCGGATGAAAAAGAAATGGGCAATGGTTACCGTTTTGGCGTTCATGTCAGCTTTAGGCTTGTATTTCGCTTTCATATCGGATCGTTCCGATAGCGCTAGCAGCCCGACAGAGGAGGAAGCGCAAGTCCAGCAGCAGACGCCGCCGGATGCTTATGTATCGCTCGATGGAGCGGTCCGCTATCAAACGATTGATAATTTCGGCGCGTCCGACGCATGGTCGATGGACCCTCTGGGCAAGTTTTGGACAGAAGAAAACAAAAATCGCGTGGCGGATTTGCTTTTTTCACGAGAGAAAGGAATTGGCCTGTCGGCCTGGCGCTTTAATATCGGTGCAGGCTCCATTGAAACGGACCAATCGCGCATTCCAGATCCATGGAGGCGGGCGGAAGCATTCAAGCTTTCGGAGGAAGGGGAGTATGACTGGAGCAGGCAGGCGGGTCAGCAATGGTTTCTTCAGGCTGCAAAGGATCGGGGGGTGGATACCTTCATTGCATTCGTGAACAGCCCGCCAGTCTGGATGACCAAGAACGGTCACGCCCAACCGGATGAGGAGGTTGGCTCCACCAATCTGAAAGAGGGATATGAGGATGAATTTGCAGCGTTTTTAATTGATGTTTTGGAGCATTTTAGCGAGGCAGGCTTGGACTTCGAATATATAAGCCCAATTAATGAGCCGACCTGGGATTGGAATAGGGCTCAGCAAGAAGGCAACCGTTATAACAACGATGATCTTAAGCATGTCCTTCTTGAATTGTATCGGCAATTGCAGGAGAGCGGACTTGAGGCACAAATCAGCGCCCCAGACGGCGTAGAAATTACAGCACTGCTGGATGATGAATATTACGGGCAGTTTGCAGGGGGAGAGAGCTATTCGGGCGGTGCCAACAGCCTGGGAACAGGAAAATACCGGGAATATATCAAGGAGCTGCTCGGTGATCCTAAGCTCAAGGAGGCGATTGGCAATAAAATCGCTTCGCATTCCTATTGGTCCGACTACAGCAAGC
This window encodes:
- a CDS encoding carbohydrate ABC transporter permease, encoding MKLAMRLRRRVNRSWQVDIVLLLVLGLFGSFMAVPLIYVINNAFKPLDELFIFPPTLFVRNATLENFADLFQVMKNSWVPFSRYIFNTFFITAAGTVGHILLASAAAYPLAKHKFRGHKMLFTVIVLSLMFSPHVTAIPNYMIMSVLGWMDSYQAVIVPAFAYPLGLYLMKQFMEQIPDALLEAAKIDGASEYRIFWQVVMPLVKPAWLTLLILMLQMLWGTDGGSFIYSEQLKTMHYAMGQIIQGGIARAGVGAAVAVIMMVVPIVTFIFSQSNVIQTMASSGMKD
- a CDS encoding gluconolactonase, translated to MIIKRAILLLAAVLLFACLSPKLAYASPYEGYTYSYWGEAVHSPIAYLPSKSITGQQLGIGPWRSPADLFAGLDGHLYVLDSGNGRIVVLDSNWEVVRQIKGFQNNGKQDGFNNPEGLFVTESGHIFVADTENRRVIELDSSGAFVREIFAPKSEVISSNFEYFPRKVIVDKAGRIYVVARGVFEGIIEFDSEGGFTGYMGTNRVRFDPVDLFWKTVSTKEQREKLIRFVPIEFNNVDVDRDGFIFTTTADKQTLAPVKKLNPAGIDVIRLNGNIGPVGDLSSNRSAFIDIDVSGNGVYRTLDSTRGRIFTYNEDGSLLYVFGKLGNQQGTFKNPVAVESYGNRVFVLDRDQGKITEFTATKFGSLVNEANGLYSIGKHDDAAKLWKEVLRLDANYEMAYIGMGKSMLRQGEYRQAMTFLKLGNDRVYYSKALTKYRREFMREHFGIYMTVLIPLILIVIVVRRSMRHRKGELKQDAVSQGG
- a CDS encoding Yip1 family protein, producing the protein MRFLKEARYSLHVAFHPFDGFWDLKYENKGKLRIALVILLAVTVTMILKRQYAGYVVNFNHPLELNSFDELKYIVLPFLLWCVANWSLTTLMDGEGKFQEIVIATGYAMLPLILIYLPNMLLSNVITLREASFYYLLEFAATLWFVWLLFIGTMTVHQYTVTKTIMTMLLTVVVMGVIIFLGLLFFSLIQQIVSFVYTIYQELSLRA
- a CDS encoding DUF5696 domain-containing protein, with translation MKRKLVIVMTAAITGCLLIAQGSNFAKYASEVVAAPAPSPTSGPISGPAASSSPFGEISSLPEGMETAAENEFLALYVNAETTEIAVRDKRSQAIWYSNPQNREADPVATGYNKTKLNVQVEISYFDGAGNALKYDNYTHSVQNGQYAIEKAKDGLDIVYTLGEVKSGIEAIPKYISADRFQAVILDKIERSADKREVEKRFKYDEENLRYERRDSSFKGIGLSKVTAIFNQIGYDEEQRAVDKAAYGEASSGSASVRIPLHYRLDGEHLLVSVAAGEIEYPANIKIQTLSLLPFFGASGREDEGYTFVPDGSGSLIHFNNGKTYDAPFRTALYGSDASISRLIKIQKEEAARLPVFGMKYEDRAFVAIIEKGDAAAAVEADVSGRLNDYNTVLPSFTLTNLEEVTLTNGWRSSTVKKFQAEPFDGEMTVRYGFLGTGEASYSGMAAHYRHYLIEQMGLARLPDDGKVPFYVELIGGIPKRKFFLGIPYNAYEPLTTFNQAESILSQMLDRGIGGIKLRYTGWFNGGLSHNLPNSIAVDKKLGGSKGLNELKAYADANGIGLFPDAAFLETAPQADGFNKSSEASRFITGRLAEIYSYRASTFSQEDEREPGYVVSPKSLPRITAGFMDDYGKLQLSGLSLRDLGSELNSDFNRSEVINREEAKEIVKQQLKQMSGSVKELLVEGGNAYSVPYARHIVNAPISSSSFNLTDESVPFFQMVYHGYVYTAGSAWNMADDQDSSYNFLKALETGSSLHYTWFFADSSAIKMTEFDHLYSADYRGWIDEAAQRYGELNNVLRDVQSQAIIDHRALADGVYQTTFENGKVIIVNYNDAVAEVGGITVKAKDYWVGGESQR
- a CDS encoding sugar ABC transporter permease, with the translated sequence MRFRKLSLEQKNRYYGLYFILPWFAGFLFLFIVPLLSSLRYSFSNLQVTNDGFSLDFIGLSNYREALLSHESYVRILTESVVDIAVNTPLIIIFSLFFAVLLNQRFRGRVLARAIFFLPVILASGIIASIENGDLMQSVVRSANDTAGGGLSIMKNLELAVLLIESGVSMTFVQYLTGAVSRIYEIISQSGVQIVIFLAGLQSISPSLYEAAKIEGSTGYEAFWKITFPMISPLILTNLVYTIIDSFISDETSRLVVDTAFKSYNFGLSAAMAWLYFVIIALVLWITTSIVSRKVFYQD
- a CDS encoding carbohydrate ABC transporter permease — its product is MKKEIAEVGQPMKDELLHRMASAAYWLEFAKKWLWITVRFVLIFGIAFVIIYPILLKLSIAFKSMDDLYDSTVIWVPHTLTLDNFKLVFQAMNYPQVLLNTLLLSSAVMLLQTATCVLAGYGFARVKFRGSGLLFAGVIFTILVPAQTMMVPLYLQFKNFDLFGLIKLIQGEPANLINTYWPFIISAALGMGVKTGLYVYIFRQFFKGIPREIEEAAYVDGAGYFTTFRRVILPNAVPSMVAVMLFSFVWQWNDSFFTNMYLNEPKVMSSMMASSGYAIATFLSGGGQAETASYVQDPFFMSMMMNTSVLMAILPLIILYLFVQRHFVESVERSGLVG
- a CDS encoding glycoside hydrolase — encoded protein: MKKKWAMVTVLAFMSALGLYFAFISDRSDSASSPTEEEAQVQQQTPPDAYVSLDGAVRYQTIDNFGASDAWSMDPLGKFWTEENKNRVADLLFSREKGIGLSAWRFNIGAGSIETDQSRIPDPWRRAEAFKLSEEGEYDWSRQAGQQWFLQAAKDRGVDTFIAFVNSPPVWMTKNGHAQPDEEVGSTNLKEGYEDEFAAFLIDVLEHFSEAGLDFEYISPINEPTWDWNRAQQEGNRYNNDDLKHVLLELYRQLQESGLEAQISAPDGVEITALLDDEYYGQFAGGESYSGGANSLGTGKYREYIKELLGDPKLKEAIGNKIASHSYWSDYSKPGDDRLGKLRQLLNANLKKYDEEAKYWVTEYCILGDYGPGRDLGMEPALHVARTIHFDLTEANAAAWQWWTAVSKVDYKDGLIYTDFSEAGDEQNILTSKIMWALGNYSKFIRPGAQRISLKGLDEDARSGLLGSAYVHAGEQTVTAVFVNDSEDDKRVRVSLNGVEQHASIAFMASYMTSAGQDLVRGENVPVLDDHSFEAVIPAKSVVTLTGGGADGTVE